The following coding sequences are from one Nilaparvata lugens isolate BPH chromosome 6, ASM1435652v1, whole genome shotgun sequence window:
- the LOC111048604 gene encoding sensory neuron membrane protein 2, which produces MIASTNMDFRKALTFALVLGIFTLSITLLTDWFLLDRIVNSRIGQELALRNGTDSWNRWIESPIPIYLKIYIFTVTNPDEVNLGGKPKLIEKGPYVYKETRRKTPFYINTLEDSVEYQQDITYIFDKNVSYPLDENDVLTVVNPALVGVTNILNDIKGLQSMMRIFMELAVPPIFNSPNSIFINATVRDLLFSGIKIDCQRSDKNIAVFSMCSALRHMMPIKVLQMGSNGDFSMAILRHRQSLGTFSINAGNKDPSALGEILRWNKKTDMSLWSGKRCNEIGGNDVTLLPPFIHKQSQLRVFSTDICSVVPLVYKEDIYYEGVKGLRFTPSWLFLADDVLVNEDASCYCNGTINGLTQPTTCAPKGAVDISNCMDVPVIMTKPHFLDAANDLLDDVDGLKPDPELHNSYFDIEPKTGIPLEGYQRIQVNLKLNQITTMTLMKDLRNLTFPLLWVEEGTQLGPEEIDKLNELIIEQLLIINIVKWSILTTSTSIIIITSLFMCKLSKSNMKQKV; this is translated from the exons ATGATTGCATCAACAAATATGGATTTTCGAAAAGCGCTCACATTTGCTCTTGTTTTAGGAATATTTactttgtcaataactttgttAACTGACTGGTTCCTTTTGGATAGAATTGTGAATTCGAGAATTGGTCAA GAGCTGGCTCTCAGGAACGGAACTGATTCGTGGAACAGATGGATTGAATCGCCAATACCAATCtatttgaaaatctatatatTTACTGTCACTAATCCAGATGAGGTCAATTTAGGAGGAAAGCCAAAGTTGATCGAGAAAGGACCTTATGTGTACAA GGAAACCAGAAGAAAAACTCCATTCTATATAAATACATTGGAGGATTCTGTAGAATACCAGCAGGATATCACATATATTTTTGATAAGAATGTATCATATCCTCTTGATGAAAATGATGTCCTGACTGTTGTGAATCCGGCACTGGTT GGTGTGACAAATATTCTGAATGATATCAAAGGATTACAGTCAATGATGAGAATATTCATGGAGCTGGCCGTTCCTCCCATATTCAACTCACCAAATTCGATATTCATCAACGCTACAGTCAGAGATCTACTGTTCTCAGGCATCAAAATCGATTGTCAAAGATCTGACAAGAATATAGCAGTATTCTCCATGTGCTCGGCTCTTCGTCATATGATGCCAATAAAGGTTTTGCAAATGGGCAGCAATGGTGACTTCTCTATGGCAATTCTAAGGCAT CGACAAAGTCTCGGCACATTTAGTATCAACGCTGGAAATAAGGATCCATCAGCTCTGGGTGAAATTCTTCGGTGGAACAAGAAGACAGACATGTCGCTCTGGTCTGGAAAACGCTGCAATGAAATAGGTGGAAATGACGTCACACTACTTCCCCCATTCATCCACAAACAGTCTCAATTGAGAGTCTTCTCTACAGATATATGCAG TGTAGTTCCTTTGGTATACAAGGAAGACATTTATTACGAAGGTGTAAAAGGACTGAGATTCACACCAAGTTGGTTATTCTTGGCAGACGATGTTCTCGTCAATGAAGATGCGTCCTGCTATTGTAACGGTACAATAAACGGCCTTACACAGCCAACTACATGTGCTCCAAAAGGCGCTGTTGACATTTCCAATTGCATGG ATGTGCCTGTAATAATGACCAAGCCTCATTTCTTGGATGCAGCTAATGACTTGTTGGACGATGTCGATGGTTTGAAGCCGGATCCAGAATTGCATAACTCATACTTTGATATTGAACCA aaaactgGAATTCCCTTGGAAGGCTACCAAAGAATCCAAgtgaatttaaaattgaatcaaataacaACGATGACACTCATGAAGGATTTGAGAAATCTAACGTTTCCTCTACTGTGGGTGGAAGAG ggTACACAACTTGGCCCTGAAGAAATAGATAAGCTGAACGAATTAATTATCGAACAATTGCTCATCATTAATATTGTAAAATGGAGTATTCTGACAACAAGCacttctattataataataacaagcTTATTCATGTGTAAGCTCAGCAAATCCAATATGAAACAAAAAGTGTAA
- the LOC120351818 gene encoding uncharacterized protein LOC120351818 isoform X3 — protein sequence MQMAVDSYQRALMRGAQVSHIDVCLDSLFEKMNALNLECQPYTPRQTDGKMKNGVDAKNIFKSTVIQFALMQQKVKTFSSESGVNLKNLDYIATPVRRSTRQSLFTSKTPQRCTSSLKNLMSEDQENVQFKPNKALLFDD from the exons ATGCAGATGGCTGTCGACTCCTACCAGAGGGCCTTGATGCGTGGTGCTCAG GTTTCTCACATAGACGTGTGCCTCGATAGtctttttgagaaaatgaatgCCCTGAACCTGGAGTGCCAACCTTACACGCCAAGGCAAACCGATGGCAAGATGAAGAATGGAGTGGATGCTAAAAATATCTTCAAGTCTACAGTTATCCAGTTCGCTCTAATGCAGCAAAAAGTAAAAAC TTTCAGTTCGGAAAGTGGTGTCAATTTGAAAAACCTTGACTATATCGCAACCCCAGTGAGGAGGAGCACTAGGCAATCACTCTTCACCTCCAAAACGCCTCAGAGATGCAcatcatcattaaaaaatctGATGAGTGAAGACCAGGAAAATGTACAGTTCAAACCAAACAAAGCTCTTCTGTTTGATGACTGA